In the Flavobacteriales bacterium genome, TGCCAGCCGGGTCATGGACTACGCCGAGGCGCTGGTGAAGGTCAATGCGGTATTCGCGGACCAGATCCTCCGTAGCGGGACCTCAGTAGGGTCGCACGTGCGCGAGGCACAAGGTGCTCAGAGCTTGAAGGCTTTCATCAACAAAATGAAGGTGGCCCATCAGGAACTGGAGGAGACCGACTACCGGCTGGACCTCTGCCACCTCAAGGCGCACTATCCCCACGACCCGGAACTTGTGCGAAGCACGAAGGCGTTGTTCCCTCTGTTCAACGCGATCCTGAGCACGAGCATCGAACGGTTGAAGCGGGAACGGTCGCA is a window encoding:
- a CDS encoding four helix bundle protein, yielding MRSEFDALEWLASFGSSAASEPGMTYGAAPGRRNPVVDETFALASRVMDYAEALVKVNAVFADQILRSGTSVGSHVREAQGAQSLKAFINKMKVAHQELEETDYRLDLCHLKAHYPHDPELVRSTKALFPLFNAILSTSIERLKRERSQRRRKMDRNEG